GCTGTTCATCGACGAGGTCCACCGCTTCTCCAAGACCCAACAGGACTCACTGCTCGGTGCGGTGGAAAACCGGACAGTCATTCTCATCGCGGCCACCACGGAGAACCCGTTCTTCTCGGTCGTCTCCCCGTTGTTGTCGAGATCCCTTGTCCTGCAACTGCAACCGCTTACCGAGGACGAGGTCGGTCAGTTGCTCGACCGGGCCGTGACCGACGAGCGAGGCCTGGGCGGCGCACTCCGACTGTCGCCCGAGGCCAGGTCGCACATCCTGGCCCTGGCCGGTGGCGACGCCCGGCGGGCGCTGACCGCGCTGGAGGCGGCCGCCGACAGCGTGCAGGACGAGGGCGGTACCGAGATCGGCCTGACCGCCGTCGAACGGGCGGTCAACCGGGCGGCCGTGCGGTACGACCGCGACGGGGACCAGCACTACGACGTCACCAGCGCGTTCATCAAGTCGATCCGCGGCAGTGATGTGGACGCGGCCCTGCACTACCTGGCCCGGATGCTGGAAGCGGGAGAGGACCCGCGGTTCATCGCCCGCCGGTTGATGATCCACGCCTCCGAGGACATCGGAATGGCCGATCCGACGGCCCTGCCGGTGTGTGTGGCCGCCGCTCAGGTGGTGCAGTTGGTCGGGCTGCCAGAGGCCCGCATCGGATTGGCCCAGGCCACCATCCACCTGGCCACGGCGCCCAAGTCGAACGCCGTCGTCGAGGCCATCGGCGCGGCCATGGCCGACGTGCGGGCCGGCAAGGCGGGCCCGGTCCCGCCCGCACTGCGCGACGGGCACTACCCGGGGGCGGCCAAACTGGGCAACGCGCAGACGTACGTCTATCCGCCGAGCGTGCCCGGAGGGGTGGCCACACAGCAGTACCCGCCGGACGAACTGGTCGGCCGCGACTACTACACGCCCGTCGGCCGAGGGGCCGAACGGTCCATCGCCGAGCGGTTGCCGGTGCTCCGCCGGGTCATCCGCGGCATCAGGGACAAAGGCATCAAGGACACCGTCGAGACGAAGGGCAAGTCATGACCGTAGCCATCAGCGTCCAGCGGGCCGGTGGGCCCGAAGTACTCCAGATCGCCGAGGTCGATCTGCCCGCCCCCGGGCCGGGGCAGGCCCTGCTCGAGGTGGCCGCGGCCGGGGTGAACTTCATCGACATCTACCGCCGCAGCGGCGTCTATCCGGTGGAGTACCCGTACACGCCGGGCCACGAAGGGGCCGGGCGGGTACTGGCCGTCGGTCCCGGGGTCACACTCGTCGAGGTCGGCGACCGGGTCGCCTGGTGCGATGTCCCCGGTTCCTACGCCGCCCGGACCGTCGGCGCCGTCGACCGGCTGATCCCGGTGCCGGACCCGGTCGACGACCAGCAGGCCGCCGCCTTCCCGCTCCAGGGGCTGACCGCGCACTACCTGGCCACCGATTCCTATCGGATCCAACCCGGCGACACCGTGCTGATCCACGCCGGGGCCGGCGGCGCCGGGCTGCTGCTCACCCAGATCGCCAAGATCAAGGGGGCGACCGTCATCACCACCGTCTCCACCCCGGCCAAGGCCGAACTGTCCCGGCGGGCCGGTGCCGATCACGTCCTCGTCGGCTACGACGGCTTCGCCGGTCAGGTCAGAGACCTGACCGGGGGAGCCGGCGTCCAGGCCGTCTACGACGGGGTCGGCAAGGACACCTTCGACGGGTCCATGGACGCCCTCGCGCGACGGGGGACGCTCGTCCTGTTCGGCGGGTCGAGCGGGCAGGTACCTCCGGTGGATCCGCAGCGGCTCAATCGCGGCGGATCGTTGTCTCTCACCCGGCCCACCCTGGGCGACTTCACGGCCACCCGGGAGGAACTCCTGGCCCGGGCCGACGACCTGCTGACCTGGATCGCAGACGGCCGGCTGCACATCACCGTCGGCGCCACCTACCCGTTGGCCGACGCCGGGCGGGCGCAGGAGGACCTGGCCGCGCGCCGTACCACCGGGAAGCTGCTGCTCATCCCGTAGCCGGCGCGGCCGACCTCACGTGGTCGGGCAGGTGTCACCGACGTAGGGCTGGGCGCAGAAGTTGGACGACCACGCCGCCTTCGCGCCGGAGTCACCGATCCGGTACACCTGCACCGTCGCGACGACGGCGACCGCGACGGCCAGCACGCCGACCGCGATGCGCACCCCCACCGATCCGAGGGCCGGGGCACTCCCGGATCGGGCGGCCAGCACCGGCAGCCCCCAGACCAGTGCGGCCAGCAGGAACAACCCGGCCGTCCAGGGCAGCAGCTGGTCGCCGAGCTGGGCGTGCCGGACGATCAACGGGTTGCTGAACCCGTGGAACACCCTGGCCTGCAACCAGGTGCCGGCGTGGGTGGTGATGGGCACGCAGACCAGGGCCAGCAGCGCCACGATCGGCGTCGTCACTCCGAGACGGCGCCGGGCGGCCGGCCACAGAACGGACACGACGGTGATCACGGCGGCCAGCGGGACGGCGATCACCACCAGATGGATGAGCAGGATGTGCGTGGGCAGCCCGTTGAACTCGTTCACGTTGATCATCATGACGGACCGGACCGGGCCGACCCCGAAGGCCCCCGCGGGTCAGGACGTGGTCCGCGTCACCGCCGGGAACGGGCGGCGAAGTATTGGCCGCCGGATCTCCTCAGGTGGCCGGGTAGGCTGGCCCTGCTGTCTCATGCGGACCTTCGAAGGGAAAATGGCCACCGTGAAGCGCATCTACTACTTCTCCGCAGGCATCGCCCTGGGGGCGGTGGCCACCCGGCGGACCCGCCGGGCCAAGGAAGCCGCCCGGGCTGCCCTCGCGGCGAAGTTGACCCCGTCGGCGATCGCCGCCGACGTCGCGGATGCCATCGCCGAGCTGGGCAACGCCCTCGGGTCGTTCGCCGCCGACGTGCGGCAGGGGGCGGCCAACCGCCGGGCCGCGTACCGGCCGATGATCGACAACGCCACCGGCGCGGTCGCCCTGTTGGCCGCCGACCAGGTCGGACCCACGCCTCCGATCGGTGCGGACGGTAACGAGGTCATCGTGGCCTCCGACCGGATCGACGCCGACGGTGCGCCGGTCCGGGGCCGTCGGAGCGCCTGAACCGCGCCAACTGCCTGCACCGGGACGCCGCCGCGCGCCCGTGCTCTGTCACTCGCATGCCTTGAGTACGACCAGCGTAGAAGAAGGACACCTTGCAGACCCACGAGATCCGACGACGATTCCTCGACCACTTCGAGCGGGCGGGCCACACCTTCGTGCCCTCCGCCTCGTTGGTGTCCGACGATCCCACGCTGCTGTTCACCGTCGCCGGCATGCAGCAGTTCAAGCCGTACTTCCTCGGTCAGAGCACGCCCCCGTTCCCGCGGGCGACCAGCGTGCAGAAGTGCGTACGCACGCTGGACATCGACAACGTCGGGATCACCACCCGGCACAACACGTTCTTCCAGATGGCCGGCAACTTCTCGTTCGGTGACTACTTCAAGGCCGGTGCCATCAAGCACGCCTGGGACCTGGTCACCGGGTCCCAGGAGTCGGGCGGCTACGGCTTCGACCCGGACAGGATCTGGGTGACGGTCTACGAGACCGACGACGAGGCGATCCGGCTCTGGCAGGAGATCGCCGGGTTGCCGGCCGAACGTATCCAGCGCCTGGGGATGGCCGACAACTTCTGGTCGATGGGCACCCCCGGGCCCTGCGGCCCGTGCTCGGAGATCTATTTCGACCGCGGTCCCGAGTTCGGGCCCGAGGGTGGGCCCGCCGTATCCGATTCCCGCTACCTGGAGATCTGGAACCTGGTCTTCATGCAGGACATCCGCGGAGAGTCGATCGGTGGCGGGAAGGACGACTTCCCCATCCTGGGTCCGCTGCCGCAGCAGAACATCGACACCGGCCTCGGCGTCGAGCGTGTCGCGTTCCTGCTGCAGGGAGTCGACAACGTCTACGAGACCGACCTGTGCCGACCCATCATCACGGCGATGGAGGAGGCATCGGGGGTCAGCTACGGCAAGCCCGAGCATGCCGACGGCACCGCGCACATCGACGACGTGCGGATGCGGATCATCGCCGACCATTCCCGATCCGCCGTCATGTTGATCTCCGACGGGGTCACTCCGGGCAACGAGGGCGGTGGCTACGTGCTCCGTCGGCTGATCCGGCGCGCCGTGCGCTCGGCCCGCCTGCTCGGCGTCACCGAGCCGGTGATGGCCAGGCTGGTGAAGGTCGTGTCCGACCTGATGAGCCCGTCCTACCCGGAGATCGCCGACGACTACGCGCGCATCGAGCGAGTCGCGGTGACCGAGGAGAACGCCTTCCTCAAGACCATCGCGTCCGGCTCGAAGCTGTTCGAGACGGCGGCCGAGAAGACCAGGGCCGCCGGCCGCAGCCAGGTGTCCGGGTCGACCGCGTTCCTGCTGCACGACACCCAGGGCTTCCCGCTGGACCTGACCCTGGAGATGGCGGCCGAAGCCGGCCTCACCGTCGACACGCAGGAGTTCGACCGGCTGATGCAGGAACAGCGCAGCCGGGCCCGGGCCGACTCGAAGGCCCGAAAGGGCGGTCTGAACGACCTGACCGTCTACCGGCAGCTGCTGGACGCCGGCCCGACCGAGTTCACCGGTTACACCGAACTGGAATCCGAGGGCACGGTGCGCGGCGTCATCGCCGACGGCGCCCGCATCCCGGCGGCCGGCGAAGGACGGACCGTCGAGGTCGTGCTCGACCGGACGGCGCTGTACGCCGAGTCCGGCGGCCAGGAGTCCGACGCCGGAACCATTGTCGGGGAAGGTTTCTCGGCCCAGGTGCTGGACGTGCAGAAGGTCGACCGCAAGCTCTGGGTCCACAAGGTCCGGATCCTGCACGGCGAGCTGACCGAGGGTGCGGTCGTCCGCTCGAAGGTGGACCCGGAATGGCGGCTGGGCGCCCGCCAGGCGCACAGCGGCACCCACGTCGTGCACGCGGCCCTGCGACAGGTGCTCGGGCCGGAGGCCCTGCAGGCCGGTTCGTACAACAAACCTGGCTACCTGCGGCTCGACTTCTCCTGGAACAGCCCCCTGTCGGCGGACACCCGCAGCGAGATCGAGGACGTCTCCAACCGGGCCGTCCGCAACGACCTCGGAGTCCGGGTGCTCTACGGCACCCAGCAGGAGGCGTCCGACATGGGTGCGATCGCCCTCTTCGGCGAGACCTACGACGACACCGTCCGCATCGTCGAGATCGGCGGCCCGTGGTCGGTCGAGCTCTGCGGCGGTACCCACGTCGAGCACTCCAGCCAGATCGGCCCGATCGCGCTGACCGGCGAGTCGTCCATCGGGTCCGGCGTGCGCCGGGTCGAGGCCGCCGTCGGCCTCGAGGCGTTCCACCGCCTGACCTCCGAACGTGCCCTGCTGAACGCCGTCGCCGGTTCGCTCAAGGTGCAGCCGGCCGACCTGCCGGCCCGGATCGAGACATTGGTCGAGCGGTTGCGGACGGCCGAGAAGGAACTGGAGAAGTTCCGCGCGGCCGCGGCGCTGGCCTCGGCCGGCACCCTGGCCGACGCGGCGGCCCCGGTCGGAGCGGTGCACCTGGTCGCGGCGGCCGCCCCCGAGGGCACGACGGCGGCCGATCTGCGGACGCTGGCCACCGACGTCCGCGGTCGTCTGAACGGACGCCCGGCCGTGGTCGCGCTGTTCGCTCCGGCCGGCGATGCCGTCTCGTTCGTCACGGCGCTGACCTCGGAGGCCACCGCGGCCGGGCTGAAGGCCGGTGACCTGGTTAAGTCCTTCCTGCCGGCGATTGCCGGACGGGGCGGCGGCCGCCCGGACATGGCGCAGGGTGGCGGCACCAACCCGGCCGGCATCGCCGATGCCGTGGCCGCCCTGAAGGGGGTCCTCGGCGGCGTTCCGTCGTGAGGCCGTCTTCGCCGGCCCACGGCCCGGGGAGCAACCCGGATTTCGTCAGGGGTGTACGGCTGGGCGTGGACGTCGGTACCGTGCGGGTGGGCGTCGCACGGAGCGACCCCCACGGAATTCTGGCCACCCCGGTCGCGACCCTGCCCCGGGACGAGACGGGTGGTTCGGATCTCGCCACACTGCGCGATCTGGTCCTGGAACATGAGGTCGTGGAGGTGGTCGTGGGTCTGCCCCGAACGCTGCGTGGTGCCGTCGGCCCGGCGGCCGCGGCGGCCCGGAGCTACGGCGACCGGTTGAGCGCCCTGATCGGCCCGGTCCCGGTGGTCTACGTGGACGAGCGGCTGACCAGTGTCACGGCCAACCGGGTCCTCGCCGAGCGGGGAATCCGGGAGAAGGACCGGCGAAGTGTGGTCGATCAGGCGGCCGCGGTGGCGATCCTGCAGATCCGTCTCGACGCCATCAGCGCCGCGCAGCGGAGCCGCGGATGAACGACCACCTGGGGCTGTTCGGCCGGGAGGAGGAGACCGGGGAGCTCGACCTCAACGACCTCCGGGCGGCGCTGTCCAAGACGGCGTCCGCCACGACGCCGGATCCGGTGCGCGTCCTGCCGCGCCGTGAGATCCGGGCGGCCCGGCAGGCCGCCGCCCGCCGTCGCAAGCGGCGGATCCGGCAGACCACCCTGGCCATCGTGGTCCTGGCCCTGCTGGTCGGCGGCGTGGTGGTCGGGTTCAAGCTGTGGCGCAAGGACTCCACCGCTGTCGCCGATTTCGTCGGCAACGGTACGACTGATGTCGTGGTGCGGGTGCAGAGCGGAGACTCGCTGACCGACATCGCCCAGACGCTGACCGAGGACGGTGTGGTGGCATCGTCGGCCGCGTTCATCAACGCCGCCTCCGACAACAGCGACATCAAGAGCATCAAGGTCGGCTACTACAAGGTCAAGCTGCACGCCTCGGCGGAGGCGGCGGTCGACGCCATCTCCGACTCGAATGCCCAGGTCGGCCAGCTGCGGATCATTCCCGGCCTGCGCCTGGAGGACACGAAGAACAAGGCGGGCGAGGCCGTACCCGGATACATCTCGCTGATCACCAAGGCGGCGTGCGTCCCGCTGAACGGCGTCGCCAACTGCTTCAACGCCGACCAGCTGTGGAAGGTCGCCGAGACGAGCGATCCGACCGCCCTCGGCGTCCCGAGCTGGGCGGTGGCCGGTATCCGGGCCGCGCCGGACCCGAAACGACGCCTCGAAGGCATGCTGGTTCCGGGGGACTACGACATCGCGCCCGGAACCGATCCGGTGGCCGTCCTGCACGATGTGGTCAGCCAGTCCGCGACCAACTGGGACCAGACGGATATCGTCGCCGGGTCGAAGCTGCTGGGCCGTGACCCCTACCAGGTGCTCACCGTTGCCTCCGTCGCGCAACGGGAAGGCACCAACTCGATCTACGGCAAGGTGTCGCGGGTTGTGTACAACCGCCTGGCCATCAACATGAAGCTGCAGATGGACTCCACCGTGTCCTATGCGCTCGGTCTGTCCACCGTGGCCACCACGAGCCGGCAACGGGCCACCGCGACGCCCTACAACACCTACCTCAACACCGGCCTTCCGCCGACGCCGATCACCTCGCCCGGGACGAACGCCCTGGACGCTGCGCTGAATCCGGACGACGGCAAGTGGCTCTACTTCGTCCAGGTCGACCGGCAGGGCGACTTCTGCTTCTCGGTCACCGGGGAGGAGCACAACAAGTGTGTCGAGCAGGCCCGGGCGGCCGGCGTGTTCGACGAATGATCTCCCGTCCCGGCACCGAGGCCCGTCGGGCCGCTGTGCTCGGCTCCCCAGTCGACCATTCGTTGTCGCCGGCCCTGCACCGCGCGGGGTTCGCGGCGATCGGATTGACCGGATGGACGTACGAGAAGATCGAGTGTGACGGCGAGCGACTCCCGGCGCTGGTTGCCGCTTGCGGGCCGGAATGGGCCGGGTTCTCGGTGACCATGCCCGGCAAGTCGGTGGCCGCCGCGGTGGCCGACGTCCGGAGTCCACGCGTCATCGAACTCGGGGTGGCCAATACCCTCTACCGCGGCCCAGCGGGTTGGTACGCCGAGAACACCGACGTCGACGGCGTGACGGGTGCGCTGAGCGCGGTCGGGCTGGCCCCGCGGAGAGTGCTGGTGCTCGGTGGCGGTGGCACGGCTCGATCGGTGGTGGCCGCCCTGGCCGAGATGGGAGTGGCGGAACTGATCGTGGCCGGCCGTCGTCCGCAGAGCACCGCCGACTGCGCCGCGCTGGCCGCTCGCCTCGGCGTCGAGGTCACCGAATGCGGCCTCGACGAGGAATCGGTGTCAGCGGCGGCCACCGGTGTCGACCTGGTCGTGTCGACCATCCCGGCCGGGGGAGCCGACCATCTGGCCGATGCTCTCGCCGCGGTACCCGCCCTGTTCGACGTCGTCTACCACCCGTGGCCGACCCCGCTGGCCGCGGCCTCACCGGCCGGCCGCGTCACCGTCACCGGCCTGGACATGTTGCTGCACCAGGCGTTCCGCCAGTTCGAGTTGTTCACCGCCCGGGCCGCACCCCGCGCGCAGATGAGGGCCGGCCTGCGGGCCGCCAGCGGCACGGAGCTGCCGTTGCCGATCGGGACGCCCGGGTGAACGCCACCCGCGCCCGGACGCGCCGGAACCCACGCGAGAGCCGCCCGGTCGACCACAGCAAGAACCTGCGGCTGGTGGCCGCCCTGGTCACCATGCTGGCCGCCGCCGCGTGCATTCTCGCGTCCACGTTGACCTGGCTCGCCCTCCCGGACGGGGCCGGGCACACCACGTTCGTCTCCGGTTGGGGCGCCATCTCCGGCGGGAGCCAGATCGCCGGGCAGAACATCAACGACGCGGCCAACGGCAACGGGTCCTTCCGACCCGGCCTGCTGGGCGTCATCATCGGTGGATTCGCGCTGTTGTCGGCGATCGCGCTGGCCCTGCCGGCGTACGGCCGGAAGCCGAACCGCATCCCGGCCTCGGTGCTGACCCTGTGCGGGCTGGGCGGCCTGGCCTGGGGCATCATCCGCATCGTGGCGCCGAACTCCTTGGCCCTGCCCGACTCCAGCGGGTTCACCAGCGGCGCCGGTCCATGGCTCCTGGCCGGCGGTTCGCTGATCTTCCTGGTGACGGCGGTGGTGGTCTTCCTGGGCCGGCTCGACCCCCCGACCCCGATCGGACGTCGAGGTGGCCGGCCGGCCTAGGGCGGTGTCCATGCGTGTGGACAACCCGCGCCGCTGACGGCCTCGCGTGAGAAGGTGGCCAGGTGTCGGGGGTCCAGTTGGTGGTTGTCATGCTGTCGGCGGTCGGCGGCCTCGCGGCCGGGTGGGGCGCTCGACAACTGCTGGCTCGTCTGCGGCGGGGCGTGACCTTGGCTCCGGGGCCACTCGAGCTGGGGACGGCCGCCGTGGTCGCGTCGAGCGTGGCGATCGGCTGGGCCCGGCCGACGCTGGCCCTGATCCTGCTGGCCGGCTGGCTGCTGGTGCTGCTGACCCCGGTCGATCTGGTCCACCACCGGCTGCCGGACGCGGTCACGCTCCCGGCGCTGCCGGTCGCGGCGGTGACCGTGGCCGTCACGTACCTGCTCTCCCATCCGTCCGGTTCGGTGAACCGTGCGGTGCTGGTGGCGGCGGTGCTGTGGGCACTGTTCGCGGCCACGGCACGAATCCGGCCGGCTGCCATGGGCCGGGGCGACGTCAAGTTGATCCCCACCATCGGGCTGCTGACCGGATACGTCTCGCTCGGGGCGGCCGTGGTCGCGCTGGCCCTGGCTTGCGTGCTCGGGGCCCTGGCATCGATCGTCGGCATGCTGGCCGGCCGACTCGAGCTCAAGTCGTCGATCGCCTTCGGGCCGTTCCTGCTGGTCGGCGGGTGGGCCGCCCTGCTGATCGCCTGAGCCGTCAGATCGGGTCAACCGGGTGCGCGTCGATCACGGCCGCGCACCCGTCCTGGTCAAGGTGGAAGACCTCCTGGGCGCCGTCGACCGGTACCACCGACACCGTGATGTCCTCCCGGTACACGTTGACCAGGTTGAAGCCGGCCGAGCGGAAGGTGCGTTCGTGCCCGGGCGGGGCCAGCGGGTCGGTCCGGATGGCGGTCGACGGCGCGACCGCCACCGGGATCCGGCCGAGCAGGCCGAATCCGGCCAGATGGTGGTGCCCGGCGAGCACCATGCGGGTGTCGGTGCCGTCCAAGGCGGCGGCGAGCGCTCGCCGGGACGCGCGATCGAGGGCGAAGTAGGTCAGCAGCGGGGACACCGGGGCCAGCGGAGCGTGGTGCAGCACGACGATTGAACCGCCGGGATGCGGGGTACCGAGCTCGGCCGTCAGCTCGGCCAGGTGGTGCGGGGTCAGCACACCGTGTCCGGCGCCGACCACCGTGGAATCCAGTACGACGATCCGCAGTCCCGGGAGACGGAACACCTGCAGCATCGGGTCGGTCCGCCCGGCTGCGCCGAGCATCTCGGCGTGGAACACGGCCCGCACGTCATGGTTGCCGGTCGCGTAGATCACCTGCGGGGCGATGCCGTCGAGGGCAGCCTGCAGACGCCGATAGGCCGCGGGGTCGCCGGAATCGGTGAGATCGCCGGAGACGACGATGATGTCGGGGCCACGACCGTCGGCCTTGGCCGCGCGCAGGGCGGCCGCCACGTCGAGCAGCGCCAGTTGGGGGTCGATCAGGCCGTTGTACCGGACGCCGGTGCTGGTCAGGTGGGTGTCCGACAGGTGTGCGATGACCAGGTCCGGCACCTCGGCCGGCTCTCCGTCCGGGGTACGCGCCGCGGTCGTCACTCCAGGCCGCCCAGCGACCTGGCCCAGTCCCGGATCCCCGGGATCAGTTCGGCCAGGCTGGCGCCACGCAGATGCGGAGTGCCGTCCCCTCGGTGGAACCGGTCGACCAGCGCCGTCCGGGCACCGGCGGCGAACGCGTCGGCGAGATCGGCGGTCCACCGATCACCGACCACCATCAGACGCTCGGGTGTGGCTGCGGCGTCGATCCGGTCGAGCAGGGCCGCGACGTGCTCGGGCATGCGGTGCGGTTTGTCGGCCTCGGCCACGATCTCGTCGATGTGGCCGGCCACCTCGACGGCCGTGAGTACCTCGGCCACACCGGTCAGGTCCGCGTTGGTGACCACCAGTACGTACGCATCGGCAAGGTCGGCCAGTAGCTCCGGCAGACCCTGTGGCGCGTCCAGGGCAAAGGCCGAGCGGGCGAGGTCCTGCCGGGCCAGGCGATAGGCCCCGTCGAGGTGTTCGGCCGTGAGCCCGGCGGCGCGGGCCAGCATCTCCACGCCCATGTAGCCGTCCTCCGCGTCGCGGAGATCGATGGTGCGCACGGTCACGGATCTGCCTTCCAGGAGGTACCGCACGCCGTCGATCAGATCGGTGGCGGCCGCGTCGGGCAGCAGGTCCGCGGCGTGCCTGGCGTAGGCCAGAATCGGCAGATCCCCGACGTAGAGCGTGCCGTCGAAATCGAACAGCAGCGCCAGCGTCGGGGATCCGGTCACCGATTGATCCTAGAGCGGAGTATCAGACGGTCGAGCGGGACCGGTTGCCGAAGCGGGTCCACAGCAGCAGCACGATGATGGCACCGATGATCGACCCGATGATGCCCGAGGTCTGGAAGAACCCGTTCTGACCGTCCTTGTGGAAGATCAGGTAGCCCAGGAACCCTCCGACGAACGAGCCGATGATGCCCAGCACGATGGTGGCCAGGATCGACATGTGCTGCTTGCCGGGCACGATGAGCCGGGCGAGGGCCCCGGCGATGAGGCCGATGATGATGAGGCTGACGATGAGTCCGAGCATGTGTTTCTCCTTCAAGAGCCCGCGGCACGTGGCGGGACGAGAGTGCTGCGTTTCTTCTGACCCGGCGTAGGTGCCCAGCCCGAACCCGCCCAAACCAAGAATTCCTCTAGCAGAGCCGAATGGCTGAAAGTGCTCCAAGGACTTCCATCGCGGTCGGGTTTCGGGCGAGGTGAACTGGGGCACCACCACGACACCGACCGGCATCCCCGGCGCAAGAACCGGGTAGATTTTGTAGGTCGGGAAAACAAAACGTCTCACTGAGGAGATCCCCAGATGGTTGCAGTACCGAATGTTGTCCTGAACAACGGCGTCGAGATCCCGCAGCTCGGGTTCGGCGTCTTCCAGATCGAGCCGTCGGAGACGGTGGCGGCGGTTCGCAATGCGTTCGACGTCGGCTACCGGCACATCGACACCGCCGAGATGTACGGCAACGAGAAGGAGGTCGGTCAGGCCATCGCGCAGTCCGGCCTCGACCGTGACGACATCTTCGTCACCAGCAAGCTGAACAACAACAACATCGGGTACGACGCCGCCCTGACGGCGTTCGACCAGACGTTGGAGGACCTGGGCCTGGAGAAGATCGACCTGTTCCTGATCCACTGGCCGCTGGCCACCGTGCGGAACTTCGTGGACACCTGGAAGGCCTTCGAGAAGATCTACGCGGACGGCCGCGCCCGCTCGATCGGCGTCTCGAACTTCCAGGCCCACCATCTGCGCCGGTTGCACGAGGAGACCACCGTCCCACCGGCGGTGAACCAGATCGAGGTGCACCCGTACCTGACGCAGGAAGCCCTCCGGGCCTTCGACGCCGAGCACGGCATCGCCACCGAGGCGTGGTCGCCCATCGCCCAGGGCAAGGTGCTCGACGATCCGACGATCGTGGCCATCGCCGAGGCGCACGGCAAGTCGCCGGCCCAGGTGGTGCTGCGCTGGCACATCCAGCACGGCAGCATCGTGTTCCCCAAGTCGGTGAACGTCGACCGGATGAAGGAGAACTTCGAGATCTTCGACTTCGAGCTGAACGAGGGCGACATGGGGTCGATCTCCTCGCTCAATCGGGACGAGCGGACCGGGCCCGACCCGGACGTGTTCGACTGGATCCCGGCCTGACGATCCGTTCGCGAAAGAGCCCGCTGCCTGGTGCGGCGGGCTTTTTTGTGCCCTCGGTTGTCAATCTGGGTTGACAGAGCGGGTTTGTCAACCTAGATTGACAGCCATGACCACCGACATCGAGCTCGCCCAGGCGGCGAGCAGCGGGGATCCGGCCGAAGGTCTGCGGGCGGTCCGGGCTCTACGGGAGCTGGCGGACCGGCTGGAGACGCTCCAGGTGGGACGAGCCCGAGCACTTGGATGGTCCTGGCAGGACATCGCTTCCCACATCGGCGTCAGTCGGCAGGCCGTGCACAAGAAGTACACCCAACAGGATCGTTCGCTCTTCCGAAAGGCCAGGTGACACCAGATGTTCGAGCGCTTCGCCCAGGAGGCACGAGTGGCGGTGACGCACGCCCAGCAGGAGGCCAGAGCCCTGCGCGATTCACGGATCGGCACCGAACACGTCCTCATCGGCCTCGCCGGTGACGGCGGCGACGCGGCCGCGGTGGCCCTGCGGGAGGCCGGCATCACGGCCGCGAGCCTCCGGGCCCGGCTGCGTCGGGAGAAGGCGGACGAGCTCGACTCGGCGGCCCTGGCCAGCCTGGGCATCGACCTCGAAGAGGTTCGTCGGGCGGCCGAGATCCGGTTCGGCGTCGGTGCCCTCGACCCGGCTCCGAAAGG
This window of the Nakamurella panacisegetis genome carries:
- the mltG gene encoding endolytic transglycosylase MltG; the protein is MNDHLGLFGREEETGELDLNDLRAALSKTASATTPDPVRVLPRREIRAARQAAARRRKRRIRQTTLAIVVLALLVGGVVVGFKLWRKDSTAVADFVGNGTTDVVVRVQSGDSLTDIAQTLTEDGVVASSAAFINAASDNSDIKSIKVGYYKVKLHASAEAAVDAISDSNAQVGQLRIIPGLRLEDTKNKAGEAVPGYISLITKAACVPLNGVANCFNADQLWKVAETSDPTALGVPSWAVAGIRAAPDPKRRLEGMLVPGDYDIAPGTDPVAVLHDVVSQSATNWDQTDIVAGSKLLGRDPYQVLTVASVAQREGTNSIYGKVSRVVYNRLAINMKLQMDSTVSYALGLSTVATTSRQRATATPYNTYLNTGLPPTPITSPGTNALDAALNPDDGKWLYFVQVDRQGDFCFSVTGEEHNKCVEQARAAGVFDE
- a CDS encoding shikimate dehydrogenase: MISRPGTEARRAAVLGSPVDHSLSPALHRAGFAAIGLTGWTYEKIECDGERLPALVAACGPEWAGFSVTMPGKSVAAAVADVRSPRVIELGVANTLYRGPAGWYAENTDVDGVTGALSAVGLAPRRVLVLGGGGTARSVVAALAEMGVAELIVAGRRPQSTADCAALAARLGVEVTECGLDEESVSAAATGVDLVVSTIPAGGADHLADALAAVPALFDVVYHPWPTPLAAASPAGRVTVTGLDMLLHQAFRQFELFTARAAPRAQMRAGLRAASGTELPLPIGTPG
- a CDS encoding prepilin peptidase, giving the protein MSGVQLVVVMLSAVGGLAAGWGARQLLARLRRGVTLAPGPLELGTAAVVASSVAIGWARPTLALILLAGWLLVLLTPVDLVHHRLPDAVTLPALPVAAVTVAVTYLLSHPSGSVNRAVLVAAVLWALFAATARIRPAAMGRGDVKLIPTIGLLTGYVSLGAAVVALALACVLGALASIVGMLAGRLELKSSIAFGPFLLVGGWAALLIA
- a CDS encoding metallophosphoesterase family protein; amino-acid sequence: MTTAARTPDGEPAEVPDLVIAHLSDTHLTSTGVRYNGLIDPQLALLDVAAALRAAKADGRGPDIIVVSGDLTDSGDPAAYRRLQAALDGIAPQVIYATGNHDVRAVFHAEMLGAAGRTDPMLQVFRLPGLRIVVLDSTVVGAGHGVLTPHHLAELTAELGTPHPGGSIVVLHHAPLAPVSPLLTYFALDRASRRALAAALDGTDTRMVLAGHHHLAGFGLLGRIPVAVAPSTAIRTDPLAPPGHERTFRSAGFNLVNVYREDITVSVVPVDGAQEVFHLDQDGCAAVIDAHPVDPI
- a CDS encoding HAD family hydrolase translates to MTGSPTLALLFDFDGTLYVGDLPILAYARHAADLLPDAAATDLIDGVRYLLEGRSVTVRTIDLRDAEDGYMGVEMLARAAGLTAEHLDGAYRLARQDLARSAFALDAPQGLPELLADLADAYVLVVTNADLTGVAEVLTAVEVAGHIDEIVAEADKPHRMPEHVAALLDRIDAAATPERLMVVGDRWTADLADAFAAGARTALVDRFHRGDGTPHLRGASLAELIPGIRDWARSLGGLE
- a CDS encoding GlsB/YeaQ/YmgE family stress response membrane protein, yielding MLGLIVSLIIIGLIAGALARLIVPGKQHMSILATIVLGIIGSFVGGFLGYLIFHKDGQNGFFQTSGIIGSIIGAIIVLLLWTRFGNRSRSTV
- a CDS encoding aldo/keto reductase yields the protein MVAVPNVVLNNGVEIPQLGFGVFQIEPSETVAAVRNAFDVGYRHIDTAEMYGNEKEVGQAIAQSGLDRDDIFVTSKLNNNNIGYDAALTAFDQTLEDLGLEKIDLFLIHWPLATVRNFVDTWKAFEKIYADGRARSIGVSNFQAHHLRRLHEETTVPPAVNQIEVHPYLTQEALRAFDAEHGIATEAWSPIAQGKVLDDPTIVAIAEAHGKSPAQVVLRWHIQHGSIVFPKSVNVDRMKENFEIFDFELNEGDMGSISSLNRDERTGPDPDVFDWIPA
- a CDS encoding RNA polymerase subunit sigma-70; the encoded protein is MTTDIELAQAASSGDPAEGLRAVRALRELADRLETLQVGRARALGWSWQDIASHIGVSRQAVHKKYTQQDRSLFRKAR
- a CDS encoding Clp protease N-terminal domain-containing protein, which encodes MFERFAQEARVAVTHAQQEARALRDSRIGTEHVLIGLAGDGGDAAAVALREAGITAASLRARLRREKADELDSAALASLGIDLEEVRRAAEIRFGVGALDPAPKGPRPKGHLPLSSAARKSLELAVRAAGHDRGPSAGRAGSSISSGHLLIGMLDAGTGEAARILRELDVDVVALRAAVLARLAQDAA